From a single Nostoc edaphicum CCNP1411 genomic region:
- a CDS encoding ScyA-related TPP-binding enzyme: MDVKFQDTQANTTEKLNSTKQLFDSKPTVNFSVAEAVVKILGDMGVQYAFGVSGGAIAPVWAALHQSSIQVLHFRHEAGAAFAAIEAHFASDRPVVVFTTTGPGITNALTGLLAARWEGAKVIFVSASTSSPQRGRWACQETSNYTMPSAGIFTSGTIFHYATTLESSDELPEVARRIALGLGQPGGFVAHLSIPANIQTSSVNPSLPRVTLSQSAATASEETIAKCVHLLSEESFAIWIGFGARGAAKEIRQLAERTGAGVMCSPRAKGIFPEDHPQFVGVTGFGGHESVFRYMREQRPRHILVLGTRLGELTSFWNPEMIPRRSFLHVDIDPKVPGSAYPSVETFAIHSDVGVFCKALLKYFPDRSGMSKVRSLPKSKRNSIHPRANGKVRPDVLMNMIQQVIVEQSNAVVMTEVGNSLVWAIHLLRFAESSRFRVSTGFGSMGHFVTGVLGTALASNGKAVAIVGDGAMLMSSEVNTAVAYQIPVVWIVLNDGRYNMCEQGMAYLGFKDVDATIPQANFVKIAQGMGAEGIRVETEYEIQAALEKAIAATGPFVVDVIIDHTQIAPAQSRNQSLISQGATNY; the protein is encoded by the coding sequence ATGGATGTTAAATTTCAGGATACACAAGCGAATACCACTGAAAAATTAAACTCAACTAAACAGCTATTTGATAGCAAGCCAACCGTGAATTTTTCGGTAGCAGAGGCAGTAGTAAAAATCCTGGGAGATATGGGAGTGCAGTATGCCTTTGGTGTTTCGGGAGGCGCGATCGCCCCAGTGTGGGCAGCGTTACACCAAAGTTCCATCCAGGTGTTGCACTTTCGGCATGAAGCCGGAGCAGCTTTTGCGGCTATTGAGGCGCACTTTGCTAGCGATCGCCCGGTTGTGGTATTCACTACCACAGGGCCAGGGATCACTAATGCTTTAACAGGGCTGTTGGCTGCCCGTTGGGAGGGAGCTAAGGTAATTTTCGTATCAGCTTCGACCTCTTCACCACAGCGTGGCCGCTGGGCTTGTCAAGAAACTAGCAACTACACCATGCCTAGTGCAGGTATTTTTACTTCGGGAACAATATTCCATTATGCGACAACCCTCGAATCCAGCGATGAACTTCCAGAGGTTGCTCGAAGAATTGCTCTTGGTCTAGGACAACCAGGAGGATTTGTAGCTCATCTCAGTATTCCAGCAAACATCCAAACAAGTTCAGTAAATCCATCTTTGCCACGAGTCACTTTGTCTCAGTCTGCGGCAACAGCAAGTGAGGAGACAATAGCCAAATGTGTCCACTTACTCTCTGAGGAGTCGTTTGCAATCTGGATAGGCTTTGGGGCACGGGGTGCTGCAAAAGAGATTCGCCAGCTTGCTGAGAGAACAGGGGCTGGCGTAATGTGTTCGCCACGAGCTAAGGGTATTTTTCCTGAAGATCATCCTCAGTTTGTAGGCGTTACCGGCTTTGGTGGGCATGAGTCTGTTTTCAGGTACATGAGGGAGCAACGTCCAAGGCACATCCTGGTATTAGGAACACGTCTTGGCGAACTAACATCATTTTGGAACCCTGAGATGATCCCTAGGCGTAGTTTTTTGCATGTTGATATAGACCCAAAAGTTCCAGGAAGCGCATATCCATCTGTTGAGACGTTTGCGATCCACTCTGATGTGGGAGTTTTTTGTAAGGCATTACTGAAATATTTTCCAGATCGTTCTGGTATGTCAAAAGTTCGGTCACTGCCGAAATCTAAGCGAAATTCAATCCATCCGCGTGCTAATGGTAAAGTACGACCAGATGTGCTTATGAATATGATTCAACAGGTGATTGTTGAACAGAGCAATGCAGTTGTCATGACCGAGGTGGGTAACTCTCTGGTTTGGGCAATTCACCTGTTGCGATTTGCCGAATCGTCTCGTTTCCGGGTCAGCACTGGCTTCGGGTCTATGGGACATTTTGTGACTGGTGTCCTGGGTACTGCTTTAGCATCGAATGGGAAGGCAGTTGCTATTGTCGGGGACGGTGCTATGCTCATGAGCAGTGAGGTAAACACTGCGGTAGCCTACCAAATTCCTGTCGTCTGGATTGTACTCAACGATGGGCGCTACAATATGTGCGAACAGGGGATGGCGTATTTGGGTTTCAAGGACGTGGATGCAACGATTCCCCAAGCGAATTTTGTCAAGATTGCTCAGGGTATGGGAGCCGAAGGTATACGCGTTGAAACAGAGTACGAGATCCAGGCAGCGTTAGAAAAAGCGATCGCAGCCACTGGGCCATTTGTGGTTGATGTAATCATAGATCACACCCAAATAGCACCCGCTCAAAGTCGCAATCAAAGCCTAATTTCACAGGGCGCTACCAACTATTAA
- a CDS encoding 3-oxoacyl-ACP synthase III family protein, producing MVHSPVGIRSVALSFPTIRRTNNYYLEKYPELIAQAEQKGLARMFSLTGTPPANEFDMEMLPYLSDPFRGTIERWLLSHEESSLTLEYRAATDALNAAKLSVNDIDLMIVASVWPEQIGFGNAAFLARKLGLVGAAWNLDGTCGSTPVALQTACALVRSGDYRNVLVVISCSYSRVFDEQDTVSWFLGDGAGAFVVSSLEGNQGILGTKTVHTGALCEVVSAELTKDEQGNSRFRMQTGKGAKALRETAAEFLSICCEGAIASAGVTLEQIDFFLFNTPTAWMTRFCTRLLGIDPERTINLYPLYANIGPVLTVANLYHAAHLGKIHENDLVLIYGSGAAGVASASVMRWGNVALAPHPLESFKLAKKAL from the coding sequence ATGGTGCATTCTCCAGTAGGTATTCGCTCAGTTGCACTAAGTTTTCCAACTATTAGACGTACCAATAACTATTACTTAGAAAAGTACCCTGAGCTAATAGCTCAGGCTGAACAAAAAGGATTGGCAAGGATGTTTTCGCTAACTGGAACCCCTCCAGCTAACGAATTTGATATGGAGATGTTGCCTTATCTCTCAGATCCCTTTCGTGGTACTATTGAGCGCTGGCTGCTGAGTCATGAGGAGTCTTCATTAACCTTAGAATATCGCGCAGCAACAGATGCCTTGAATGCAGCCAAACTTTCTGTTAATGATATTGATTTGATGATTGTGGCCTCAGTTTGGCCTGAACAGATTGGATTTGGCAATGCCGCCTTTCTTGCCCGTAAACTTGGTCTTGTAGGTGCTGCATGGAATCTTGATGGAACATGTGGAAGTACGCCAGTTGCACTTCAAACTGCCTGTGCTTTGGTGCGATCTGGAGATTATCGCAATGTACTCGTAGTGATTTCGTGTTCGTACTCTCGCGTTTTTGACGAGCAAGATACTGTGTCTTGGTTTCTTGGTGATGGTGCTGGAGCCTTTGTAGTCAGTTCACTTGAAGGAAATCAGGGTATCCTTGGTACCAAGACAGTCCATACAGGTGCGCTGTGTGAGGTCGTATCTGCTGAACTGACAAAGGATGAGCAAGGAAATTCACGATTCCGTATGCAGACTGGTAAGGGTGCGAAGGCTCTACGCGAAACGGCTGCGGAGTTTCTTTCTATATGTTGTGAGGGTGCGATCGCATCTGCTGGTGTAACCTTAGAGCAAATCGACTTTTTTCTTTTCAATACCCCTACTGCTTGGATGACACGCTTCTGCACTCGCCTACTCGGTATTGATCCAGAACGTACAATCAATCTCTACCCTCTATATGCAAATATAGGCCCAGTACTGACTGTAGCAAATTTGTACCATGCTGCACATTTGGGTAAGATTCACGAAAATGACTTAGTTCTCATTTATGGTTCTGGTGCAGCAGGTGTTGCTTCTGCAAGTGTAATGCGCTGGGGTAATGTGGCGTTAGCCCCTCACCCTCTTGAAAGTTTTAAATTAGCCAAAAAAGCTCTCTAG
- a CDS encoding SGNH/GDSL hydrolase family protein, translating into MQRQIITTGFLLLSLISPLKVLAKDYENIYVFGDSLSDIGNVFNATNGIIPPSPTYSNGRFSNGPIWVDYLASDLGLTLNLNNNFAFGGATTGTENIGLATLPGLQQQINNFVAAETADPNALYIIWAGTNDYLSYFFDGEPNPSNTVANLSTALTSLVADGARDIMVVNLPDLGKSPFANFTSQRSNLFNTFSSEHNSSLNTELQVLNQQLSPDVNIIELNVNSLFDRIIAAPEEFGFTNVTNSCISKDLSVVFIDVPTQQVSCNPEEFLFWDEVHPTTTAHKLIGELAFSALKPVPVPEPSLGLGMLAYSILGAVSLLKSRITN; encoded by the coding sequence GTGCAAAGACAAATTATAACAACAGGATTTTTGCTTTTATCTTTGATATCTCCACTCAAAGTATTAGCAAAAGATTATGAAAATATTTATGTCTTTGGAGACAGTTTATCTGATATTGGTAATGTGTTTAATGCCACTAATGGAATTATTCCCCCAAGTCCAACCTACTCTAATGGGCGTTTTTCTAATGGCCCAATTTGGGTTGATTATCTTGCCTCTGATCTAGGATTAACATTAAATCTGAATAATAACTTTGCTTTTGGTGGCGCAACTACAGGAACTGAGAATATCGGTTTGGCTACTTTACCAGGATTGCAGCAACAGATAAATAACTTTGTAGCAGCAGAAACTGCTGATCCTAATGCTCTATATATTATTTGGGCTGGTACTAATGACTACCTAAGTTACTTTTTCGATGGTGAGCCAAATCCTAGCAATACAGTGGCAAATTTATCAACAGCGTTGACATCACTTGTTGCTGATGGTGCTAGAGATATCATGGTGGTAAACTTACCGGATTTGGGAAAATCGCCTTTTGCAAATTTCACTAGTCAACGTTCGAACTTATTCAACACATTCAGCAGTGAACATAACTCTAGCTTAAATACAGAACTCCAAGTTTTGAACCAACAATTAAGTCCCGATGTCAACATTATAGAACTGAATGTTAATTCCCTATTTGATAGGATCATTGCTGCTCCAGAGGAATTCGGTTTTACAAACGTTACTAACTCTTGTATTAGCAAAGACTTATCAGTAGTGTTTATAGATGTTCCCACACAACAAGTTTCCTGTAACCCTGAAGAATTTTTGTTTTGGGACGAAGTGCATCCTACAACTACTGCTCATAAGCTAATTGGAGAATTAGCATTCTCAGCACTTAAGCCAGTACCAGTACCCGAACCATCTCTTGGATTAGGAATGCTAGCATACAGCATTTTAGGTGCAGTTTCGCTATTGAAAAGCAGAATAACTAATTGA